A genomic region of Torulaspora delbrueckii CBS 1146 chromosome 7, complete genome contains the following coding sequences:
- the MAD1 gene encoding coiled-coil domain-containing protein MAD1 (similar to Saccharomyces cerevisiae MAD1 (YGL086W); ancestral locus Anc_6.188) encodes MSNSAGSSPFLESPVQSPSKVNGAAEKERKLISLQYKLNTIQNEFEIERLRLQQQNNSIDKKYRTTVEELEKALNDTKFLYDNNNKLEKELNEFKRKLGDIESSKDEEIQKLKLQLHTNETEAAQTISGYRSKIHKEEQENDTQRMELRNCKSLLERYKEAIAVKSEEINNLQREKSEMSGEIDALRVSRLVMAHHNYSTEELQELTVINKSLQDQIQYTKELEEVNLQQANELKKLRISSESQQFWRTENGKLQNKLEQTWLLEKKLEEIQLENINLKSQLASWDIYNEDKDRPEDIVRELKLAKDTLVVLTDENEKIHLDNNNLKILNDELALERNQLLDLNKNYETSIINFKRLNHEIEQQKQLSFEECKLLRKQLDELTAFNVEAGQAEKGANTEEVKNFESIVDGYKNQTEDLTEELRKLNDQLLSQEPQSKKRKLSDQLGLNYSQRLNELQLNCVSLQRELQKSQNLNKILEEKVHRLTELKEKRIRILQLRDNPLLKDQFVRRKQLELLKKENQDLLQELETGKEGPMDRIPRSIYESLSFDLKERDDDLVKAGKKFIRLKEMFTKKSQEFIDVVNSLLGFKLEFQQEGRVKIFPCFKPERYLIADLNHNTLKSNLNSDFQDWDALLHLWVEKRGQIPCFLAALTLKLWEMSSDSQASKEYPK; translated from the coding sequence ATGAGCAACAGTGCTGGCTCGTCTCCTTTCCTGGAGAGTCCGGTGCAGTCGCCTTCAAAAGTCAATGGAGCAGCTGAGAAGGAACGGAAGCTTATTTCATTACAGTATAAGCTGAATACAATTCAGAACGAGTTTGAGATTGAACGCTTGAGGTTACAACAGCAGAATAATTCCATTGATAAGAAGTACAGAACCACCGtggaagagcttgaaaaggcTTTGAACGATACAAAATTCCTTTACGATAACAATAATAAAttggagaaggaattgaatGAGTTTAAAAGGAAACTTGGTGACATCGAATCAAGcaaggatgaagagatacaaaaattgaaactaCAATTGCATACCAACGAGACCGAGGCTGCTCAAACCATTTCGGGATATCGTTCAAAGATTCACaaggaagaacaagagaatgACACGCAAAGAATGGAGCTTCGCAATTGCAAATCCCTTCTGGAGAGGTATAAGGAAGCAATTGCCGTCAAGtctgaagaaattaacAATTTACAAAGAGAGAAGTCCGAAATGAGTGGCGAAATTGATGCTCTGCGAGTATCCCGTCTTGTTATGGCTCATCATAATTATTCTACTGAGGAATTGCAGGAACTGACTGTGATAAATAAgtctcttcaagatcagaTTCAGTATACTaaggaattggaagaagttaactTACAACAGGCGAACGAGCTTAAAAAACTGAGGATAAGCAGTGAATCCCAGCAATTTTGGAGGACTGAGAATGGCAAATTGCAAAACAAATTGGAGCAAACCTGGctgcttgaaaaaaaaCTAGAGGAAATTCAACTGGAAAACATAAATTTAAAGTCACAGTTAGCCTCATGGGATATATACAATGAAGACAAGGATAGACCAGAAGATATCGTTCGTGAACTAAAACTGGCGAAAGACACATTAGTGGTCCTTACCGACGAGAATGAGAAGATTCACCTGGATAATAATAATTTAAAGATACTGAATGATGAGTTAGCTTTAGAGAGGAATCAACTCTTGGATCTGAATAAGAATTATGAGACAAGcattatcaatttcaagagattaaaccatgaaattgaacagcAAAAGCAACTATCGTTCGAAGAATGCAAACTGCTGAGGAAACAACTTGATGAGCTAACAGCATTCAATGTGGAAGCTGGACAAGCCGAAAAAGGCGCCAACACAGAAGAGGTTAAAAACTTTGAATCGATAGTTGATGGCTATAAGAATCAAACAGAGGACCTTACGGAAGAGCTCAGGAAGCTCAACGACCAACTCTTGTCTCAAGAGCCCCAATCaaaaaagagaaagttgAGCGATCAGCTTGGACTAAACTATTCTCAGAGGCTGAATGAGCTCCAGCTTAATTGTGTCAGCCTTCAACGAGAATTGCAGAAAAGTCAAAACCTTAACAAGATACTAGAAGAAAAGGTTCATAGGCTAACCGAACtgaaggaaaagagaatTCGTATTCTGCAGCTGCGAGACAACCCTCTGCTGAAAGACCAATTTGTTAGGCGCAAGCAACTGGAGCTGctcaagaaagagaatcaagATCTACTCCAGGAACTCGAGACTGGAAAGGAAGGTCCTATGGATCGAATCCCAAGATCAATTTACGAATCACTTTCATTTGACTTGAAGGAACGAGATGATGATCTGGTGAAAGCTGGTAAAAAGTTTATTAGACTGAAAGAGATGTTCACGAAGAAATCACAAGAATTTATCGATGTAGTTAACTCACTTTTGGGTTTCAAACTTGAGTTTCAGCAAGAGGGTAGAGtcaaaatttttccttGCTTCAAACCGGAGCGGTATTTGATCGCTGATCTGAACCATAATACGCTCAAATCAAATCTCAATTCTGATTTCCAAGACTGGGACGCTCTCCTTCATCTATGGGTTGAAAAAAGAGGCCAAATTCCCTGCTTCCTAGCGGCCCTTACGTTGAAACTATGGGAAATGTCTTCCGACAGTCAAGCATCAAAGGAATACCCGAAGTGA
- the UIP4 gene encoding Uip4p (similar to Saccharomyces cerevisiae UIP4 (YPL186C); ancestral locus Anc_6.184), with protein MKLAKIIYGHHADSFQNLKIAGDFSDWEPLSMERSKDGDLWEYTIDLTKLPSGTEKVHFKFIDDNGNWFTDEDYAKELDSSSNENNVRLFTEEELGGKDFEIDDEGPVSPAPSLEGDFSENYYEPAKMPESRERDESVGGSAVIVNHSDVEDEGTRDLQSPENAETALSNRDQNPGQYKDVLARIVAFFTNLFRSWFG; from the coding sequence atgaaattggccaaaatCATTTACGGACATCATGCTGATAGCTTCCAGAATCTGAAGATTGCAGGCGATTTCAGTGATTGGGAACCTCTATCCATGGAAAGAAGTAAGGATGGTGACCTATGGGAGTATACAATCGATCTGACGAAGCTGCCTAGTGGAACTGAGAAAGTTCATTTTAAATTTATAGACGACAACGGTAATTGGTTTACCGATGAGGATTATGCCAAGGAACTTGATTCGAGTTCTAACGAGAATAATGTGAGGTTGTTCACCGAGGAGGAACTTGGTGGGAAAGACTTTGAGATAGATGACGAGGGACCTGTGAGTCCTGCTCCATCATTAGAAGGAGATTTTTCTGAAAATTATTACGAACCAGCAAAGATGCCGGAGTCCAGAGAGAGAGATGAGTCAGTCGGGGGTTCAGCAGTAATAGTGAACCATTCTGACGTAGAGGATGAAGGCACACGAGATTTACAAAGCCCTGAAAATGCTGAAACTGCGTTAAGCAACAGAGATCAAAATCCTGGTCAATATAAGGACGTCCTAGCTAGAATTGTCGCTTTTTTCACCAACTTGTTTCGCTCGTGGTTTGGCTAA
- the MMS2 gene encoding E2 ubiquitin-conjugating protein MMS2 (similar to Saccharomyces cerevisiae MMS2 (YGL087C); ancestral locus Anc_6.187): MSKVPRNFRLLEELEKGEKGLGPESCSYGLADSDDITMTNWNGTILGPPHSNHENRIYSVSIECGPNYPDEPPKIKFVSKVNVPCVDSTTGEVKSSVFHTLRDWKRAYTMETLLLDLRKEMATPANKKLPQPKEGATF, from the exons ATGTCAAAGGT ACCAAGAAATTTCAGACTCTTGGAAGAGTTAGAGAAAGGTGAAAAAGGGTTAGGCCCTGAATCATGTAGTTATGGGTTGGCCGATAGCGACGATATCACTATGACTAATTGGAACGGTACGATCCTGGGACCGCCCCACAGTAACCACGAAAACCGTATCTATTCCGTATCAATTGAATGTGGTCCCAACTACCCCGATGAACCTCCAAAGATTAAATTTGTTTCAAAGGTTAATGTTCCTTGTGTAGACTCCACAACAGGCGAAGTGAAGAGCAGTGTATTCCATACTCTACGTGATTGGAAAAGGGCTTACACAATGGAGACTTTGCTTCTAGACTTGAGAAAGGAGATGGCCACTCCGGCTAACAAGAAGCTGCCACAGCCAAAGGAAGGGGCAACCTTTTAA
- the SCY1 gene encoding Scy1p (similar to Saccharomyces cerevisiae SCY1 (YGL083W); ancestral locus Anc_6.191), whose translation MFWSPKTGINSKYSFSSSPTFTCEPWSVYTGRPKSSSSSSNPAKVSILIFDKKRFENYLLNYGIIRSKTSSSDKLILQDAYEVLRNQVGNLSKLKHPNILAVIEPLEEHSKNFMFVTEYVTGSLESVFASGDEEANFFKGHIREEVVIQRGILEVVQALDFIHNRASSVHLDIQPRSVLINENSDWKVSGLGHLMKLPQGTNTTEYFIPQYDPRAPSFMHLELNYTAPEVVLDNTVSFKSDYFSLGLLIYMLYTGRGLLSAEGSSSQYKDEYTKFERRLATMSWDQVFNKLPTNLKPCIPKLMNRDIYSRYDNINEFLDSQFFQDPLIKTLNFLDDLPTKTNEEKIVFLKGLEELLPQFPVTLLQRKFLTVLLGALGQQCKDKNPHGPCISKEVELIIKIGSTVSQLTFQERIFPELINKAQFPIILRNATSALINNLSTLKDKVKKEDFLENVAKPLVTFTFKDMEGEHALVAQETLLGNTQLIANLFDFVTMKNFLMPLISHLFTKTTSLMVKIACVSSFRELIESENVDSDMICSDILPLFKAMKTRDPRIMMQSLKLFNTVPQVIKDDSILVEQLLPLIWNYSMAPTLDKSQYTQYTAVINRISNAVQASHIKTLKQSNNNAADADDTKKFDRLIQPAQVKREDPDTKAAKKIETPAILPTRNPQAKKPSILAPRSRPNVKSTPPNPRRQVQTAPKAPKAPSQNAELDDFDDFVSAASSPTPSLQPNTQLSNSYGSTSRIPQQGPTSSLPPGFSISLQPSRKPAETGPRQDTGQSNGSMSLI comes from the coding sequence ATGTTTTGGTCACCAAAGACTGGTAtcaattccaaatactCGTTTTCGTCTTCTCCAACGTTTACATGCGAGCCATGGAGCGTTTATACTGGAAGACCAAAATCTTCCAGTTCATCTTCTAACCCAGCGAAAGTGTCGATCCTTATATTTGATAAGAAACGGTTCGAAAACTATCTGCTAAACTATGGTATTATAAGATCCAAGACTTCATCAAGTGATAAATTGATATTACAAGATGCATACGAAGTGCTCAGAAATCAGGTTGGTAACCTttcgaaattgaagcaTCCTAATATATTGGCAGTCATAGAACCGTTGGAAGAACACAGTAAGAATTTCATGTTTGTGACAGAGTACGTTACGGGTTCACTAGAGTCAGTCTTTGCCAGTGGAGACGAAGAAGCGAATTTCTTTAAGGGACATATTAGGGAAGAGGTCGTCATTCAAAGAGGTATCTTAGAAGTTGTACAGGCCTTAGATTTCATACACAATAGGGCAAGCTCTGTTCATCTGGATATTCAACCACGATCGGTCTTGATTAATGAGAATTCGGATTGGAAGGTGTCGGGACTGGGTCATCTAATGAAACTCCCTCAAGGTACAAACACAACTGAGTATTTTATTCCTCAATATGATCCTAGGGCACCTTCTTTCATGCATTTAGAGTTGAATTATACCGCTCCTGAAGTCGTCCTAGACAACACCGTTTCGTTCAAGAGTGATTACTTTTCTCTGGGTCTATTGATATACATGCTATACACTGGGAGAGGTCTGCTTTCAGCTGAGGGATCGTCGAGTCAATATAAGGATGAATATACCAAGTTTGAAAGACGTCTTGCGACAATGTCGTGGGACCAAGTTTTCAATAAGCTGCCGACGAATTTGAAGCCCTGCATACCGAAGCTCATGAATCGAGATATTTATTCACGTTACGATAACATCAAtgagtttcttgatagtcaattttttcagGATCCACTGATAAAGACattgaactttttggaTGATTTACCCACGAAGACCAACGAGGAGAAAATAGTATTTCTAAAAGGTTTAGAAGAACTACTTCCGCAGTTCCCTGTGACTCtattgcaaagaaaattCTTGACTGTCTTGTTGGGTGCATTGGGACAGCAGTGCAAGGATAAGAATCCTCATGGTCCCTGCATCTCCAAAGAGGTAGAATTGATTATCAAGATTGGCTCTACGGTTTCTCAGCTTACTTTCCAAGAAAGGATCTTTCCCGAGCTTATAAATAAGGCCCAGTTTCCTATCATTTTACGCAATGCAACATCGGCATTGATCAATAATCTTTCGACGCTCAAGGAcaaggtgaagaaagaggatttcttggagaatgTGGCTAAACCATTAGTGACATTTACTTTTAAAGATATGGAAGGTGAACATGCATTAGTAGCGCAGGAAACCTTACTTGGTAATACACAATTGATTGCGAATCTGTTTGATTTCGTaacaatgaaaaatttcctCATGCCACTGATATCACACCTCTTTACCAAGACCACTAGTTTGATGGTCAAGATAGCATGTGTCTCAAGTTTTCGAGAATTAATCGAGTCCGAAAATGTCGATTCTGATATGATTTGCAGTGATATCCTACCGCTTTTCAAAGCTATGAAGACTAGAGACCCTAGAATCATGATGCAGTCATTGAAGCTATTTAATACAGTTCCTCAAGtgatcaaagatgattcCATACTCGTCGAACAATTACTACCGCTTATCTGGAACTATTCGATGGCGCCAACCCTAGATAAATCACAGTACACACAGTACACCGCTGTGATAAACAGAATCTCGAATGCTGTTCAGGCTTCCCATATCAAGACACTGAAACAATCCAACAATAACGCTGCTGATGCAGATGATACCAAGAAATTCGATAGACTCATACAACCAGCCCAAGTAAAACGTGAAGATCCCGACACGAAGGCCGCCAAGAAGATAGAAACTCCAGCCATTCTACCCACCAGGAATCCACAGGCCAAAAAACCATCGATTCTAGCACCTAGATCAAGGCCCAATGTGAAAAGTACTCCACCCAACCCGAGAAGGCAGGTACAGACCGCACCGAAGGCACCAAAGGCACCTTCACAGAACGCAGAACTCGATGACTTCGACGATTTTGTCTCAGCTGCCTCATCGCCCACCCCCTCGCTGCAGCCCAACACTCAGCTCTCTAATAGTTACGGTAGTACGTCAAGAATCCCACAGCAGGGTCCAACGTCAAGCCTGCCTCCAGGTTTCTCGATCTCGCTGCAGCCTAGCCGTAAGCCAGCGGAAACAGGGCCACGACAAGATACAGGGCAATCCAATGGCTCCATGTCGTTGATATAG
- the COA2 gene encoding Coa2p (similar to Saccharomyces cerevisiae YPL189C-A; ancestral locus Anc_6.192) — MRAATRNNVTNRLFMTTFLVAFSSVALGSVLPCPAHTLDSDSPVHDDQAPQKRKPVSPNTKDI; from the coding sequence ATGAGAGCAGCTACGAGAAACAATGTCACCAACAGACTATTTATGACAACTTTCCTAGTAGCTTTTTCCTCTGTTGCATTAGGATCAGTACTACCATGCCCTGCGCATACTCTGGACTCCGATAGTCCAGTGCATGATGACCAGGCTCCGCAGAAGCGTAAGCCTGTAAGTCCTAATACCAAGGACATATAA
- the POS5 gene encoding NADH kinase (similar to Saccharomyces cerevisiae POS5 (YPL188W); ancestral locus Anc_6.186): protein MLLARIRLFSPLKSVRYYTSLEYPSINIRDYSKFVSIKPVSDLRHSSSPDFITSPNSKLQSLIWHKPLQNVLVTKKPWTDTTREAMVRFITHLHDSYPEINVIVQPDVAEEIAQDFRSTPHQNPNEPHVLFTGTEDEIVAKTDLLVTLGGDGTILRGVSMFANKQVPPVLAFSLGTLGFLLPFDFQEHKTIFEQVISSRAKCLHRTRLECQVVRRGESVDTHNLSTSLHAMNDIFLHRGDSPHLANLDIFIDGDFMTRTTADGIAFATPTGSTAYSLSAGGSIVSPLVPCILLTPICPRSLSFRPLLLPHSSHIKVRIGSKKTQGPANTVVKLSVDGIPQPDLRIGDEIHVVNEVGTIYLNGSQVPSADKKEVRERRKTIKNSGIYCVARTENDWTHGINELLGFNSSFRFTRNSKNENKDK from the coding sequence ATGCTGCTGGCCAGAATAAGACTATTCAGTCCCCTAAAAAGTGTTCGGTATTACACATCATTAGAGTATCCATCGATCAATATACGAGATTACTCCAAATTTGTATCTATCAAACCTGTTTCGGATTTGAGACATAGCAGTTCACCCGATTTTATTacttcaccaaattcaaaattaCAGTCACTGATTTGGCACAAACCACTACAGAATGTTCTAGTGACCAAGAAGCCATGGACCGATACTACTCGTGAGGCCATGGTTCGGTTTATTACACATCTACATGATTCATATCCCGAGATAAACGTAATTGTACAACCGGATGTCGCGGAAGAGATAGCTCAAGACTTTAGATCGACACCTCACCAGAACCCAAACGAACCACATGTACTATTCACCGGTACagaggatgaaattgtgGCCAAAACGGATTTACTGGTCACTCTTGGTGGTGATGGTACAATTTTGCGCGGTGTATCGATGTTTGCAAATAAACAAGTACCACCAGTGCTTGCCTTCTCACTCGGAACCCTAGGATTTCTGCTACCATTTGACTTCCAAGAGCACAAGACGatttttgaacaagttATTAGCTCGAGAGCCAAATGTCTACACAGAACGAGACTAGAATGCCAAGTGGTTAGAAGAGGCGAAAGTGTAGACACCCATAATCTATCAACCTCATTACACGCTATGAACGATATCTTCCTACACAGAGGTGATTCGCCTCATTTGGCCAATTTGGACATTTTCATTGATGGTGATTTCATGACTAGAACCACTGCCGATGGTATTGCTTTCGCAACCCCAACAGGGTCCACCGCATACTCGTTATCGGCTGGTGGCTCAATTGTGTCGCCCTTGGTGCCCTGTATCCTGCTGACACCAATCTGCCCCAGATCACTCTCTTTCAGACCACTTCTTCTGCCTCACTCCTCGCATATAAAAGTAAGAATCGGCTCTAAGAAGACCCAAGGCCCCGCTAACACCGTAGTGAAACTTTCGGTCGATGGGATTCCTCAACCGGACCTACGTATTGGTGATGAAATCCATGTGGTGAATGAGGTCGGTACTATCTATCTGAATGGTTCGCAAGTGCCCAGCGCCGATAAGAAGGAGGTTCGcgagagaagaaagacaatTAAAAACTCTGGCATTTACTGCGTGGCAAGAACCGAAAACGATTGGACCCACGGTATCAATGAGCTACTGGGATTCAATTCAAGCTTCAGATTCACTCGTAACTCGAAAAATGAGAACAAGGATAAATAA
- the LCL3 gene encoding Lcl3p (similar to Saccharomyces cerevisiae YGL085W; ancestral locus Anc_6.189), translating to MSDNKNLTTVPSHLFLPDVILLSLVFAGTFVGARSAYCRYLKQLTKVTEIPSSVYRKRWLYGKVTSVGDGDNFHFFHTPGGMLGGWGWLREVPTLPKLVVKNVSTLSTKKLEPLYKRMLQRFFKRESLETAWSNHFLSLHVPYKNRRNLSTLSIRICGVDAPERAHFGNPAQPFSDEALIWLRYTILGRNLWIKPLSMDQYGRCVAKVNYWTWTGYKDLSLEMVKRGLAVVYESKSSAEFDGAEQKYRRRERIARFQKRGLWSQKKIETPGEYKKSLK from the coding sequence ATGAGTGATAATAAGAACCTTACGACTGTGCCGTCTCATTTATTCCTACCTGATGTGATTCTACTTTCGCTAGTATTTGCAGGAACATTCGTTGGAGCTCGTTCAGCGTACTGTCGCTATCTAAAGCAGTTGACCAAAGTAACAGAAATTCCAAGTTCAGTTTACCGAAAAAGATGGCTTTACGGAAAAGTGACTTCAGTGGGTGATGGTGATAACTTCCACTTCTTTCATACACCAGGCGGGATGCTTGGTGGCTGGGGTTGGTTGAGAGAAGTGCCTACGCTACCGAAACTTGTGGTGAAGAACGTGTCGACTTTGTCCACTAAAAAGCTAGAGCCCTTGTATAAGAGGATGTTGCAACGCTTTTTCAAGAGGGAAAGTTTGGAGACTGCTTGGTCTAATCATTTCTTAAGCTTACATGTTCCTTATAAGAATAGACGTAATCTGTCGACCTTGTCGATTAGGATATGTGGGGTCGATGCACCAGAAAGAGCTCACTTTGGTAATCCTGCACAACCTTTTAGTGATGAGGCTTTAATTTGGTTGAGGTATACCATCTTAGGTAGgaatctttggatcaaacCATTGTCAATGGACCAATACGGCCGGTGTGTCGCTAAAGTCAATTACTGGACTTGGACGGGTTACAAAGACCTCAGTCTCGaaatggtgaaaagagGTTTGGCAGTCGTCTACGAATCCAAATCTTCAgctgaatttgatggagCCGAACAGAAATACAGGCGACGCGAAAGAATTGCAAGATTCCAGAAACGAGGATTGTGgtctcaaaagaagattgaaacGCCTGGAGAGTATAaaaagagcttgaaataA
- the TDEL0G01600 gene encoding uncharacterized protein (similar to Saccharomyces cerevisiae MF(ALPHA)2 (YGL089C) and MF(ALPHA)1 (YPL187W); ancestral locus Anc_6.185) codes for MKFFNTILSTTLFTYVALAAPVESDPVNIPSEAILGYMDFTEDQDVGVVAYTNSTFSGLIFFNSSIIETKDLTKRDAEAGWMRLRLGQPLKKRDADADADAGWMRLSPGKPMKKREADADAEAGWMRLRIGQPL; via the coding sequence atgaaatttttcaatactATTCTATCTACTACTTTATTCACTTATGTTGCATTGGCTGCTCCAGTTGAAAGCGATCCTGTAAACATTCCAAGTGAGGCTATTCTAGGCTACATGGATTTTACAGAGGATCAGGATGTTGGTGTAGTTGCTTATACCAACAGTACTTTCAGCGGACtgatatttttcaattctagTATTATTGAAACTAAAGACTTGACAAAGAGAGATGCAGAGGCTGGTTGGATGAGGCTAAGATTGGGTCAACccctgaagaagagagacGCAGACGCAGACGCAGATGCAGGTTGGATGAGATTAAGTCCCGGTAAaccaatgaagaaaagagagGCTGACGCTGATGCAGAAGCAGGATGGATGAGACTGCGTATAGGCCAACCATTGTAA
- the GUP1 gene encoding O-acyltransferase (similar to Saccharomyces cerevisiae GUP1 (YGL084C) and GUP2 (YPL189W); ancestral locus Anc_6.190), with the protein MAKLMQDVERFLSVESLDSRLKPSNERKKQFTKDAKREESSKTSGKPVILTQPSRWKTWEFRFYYLAFTIVVPLMFKAVMKASSESNINYPKYQGMLSKGWIFGRKVDNSDSQYRFFRDNLPLLAGLMLLHTILKRVVLHVTKLPKLTFDFGFGLLFLYAAHGVNAVRIILHLLAMYSIGHIFKNNRKLATFLSWTYGIGALFINDRFRNYPFANFLGCLSFLDTGYKGIIPRWDVFFNFTLLRMLSYNMDFLERWNALSTPQSAASDNETLHSRPNWSASSVASTELGQSVILDERARLVAPHPIQDYRFTNYIAYITYTPLFIAGPIITFNDYIYQSLHTLPSINKRQIISYALRLVICVLSMEFVLHYAYVVAISKRKAWTGDTPFQISMIGLFNLNIIWLKLLIPWRLFRLWALLDEIDTPENMIRCVDNNYSALAFWRAWHRSYNKWVVRYIYIPLGGSNNRILTSLAVFSFVAIWHDIQLKLLLWGWLVVIFLLPEMFATQFFNRYRSKKWYRHLCAIGGVINIWMMMIANLFGFCLGPDGTKQFLNDMFGTSEGIVFAIGARWALFIAVQVMFEQREHEKRQGINLKC; encoded by the coding sequence ATGGCTAAACTAATGCAGGATGTGGAACGATTCTTGTCCGTTGAATCCCTCGATTCTAGGCTGAAGCCATCGaatgagagaaagaaacaatTTACGAAAGATGCCAAACGGGAAGAAAGCTCGAAGACCAGTGGCAAACCAGTAATACTCACTCAACCTTCACGTTGGAAAACATGGGAGTTCCGTTTTTACTATCTGGCATTTACCATAGTGGTCCCATTGATGTTCAAAGCTGTTATGAAGGCCAGTAGTGAAAGTAATATTAATTATCCAAAATACCAGGGAATGCTATCCAAAGGATGGATTTTTGGCAGGAAGGTCGATAACAGTGATTCACAGTACAGATTCTTCAGGGATAACCTACCATTACTAGCGGGTTTAATGCTATTACATACCATATTGAAGAGAGTAGTGCTTCACGTGACTAAGCTTCCCAAGTTGACTTTTGACTTTGGGTTTGGTTTACTCTTCCTATACGCTGCCCATGGTGTCAATGCTGTTCGAATTATCTTGCATTTACTTGCGATGTATTCAATTGGTCacattttcaaaaataatcGCAAGTTGGCTACCTTTTTATCCTGGACTTATGGTATCGGagctctcttcatcaatgacaGATTTAGGAATTATCCATTCGCCAATTTTCTTGGCTGCCTTTCATTCCTAGACACTGGCTACAAAGGTATTATTCCTAGATGGGACgttttctttaatttcaCTTTGTTAAGAATGCTCAGCTACAATATGGACTTTTTAGAAAGATGGAATGCTCTGAGTACACCACAGTCAGCAGCATCTGATAATGAAACCTTGCATTCCAGACCAAATTGGtcagcttcttcagttgCTTCCACTGAATTGGGGCAATCCGTGATACTTGACGAAAGAGCACGTTTAGTCGCCCCACATCCCATCCAGGACTATCGTTTTACCAACTACATTGCTTACATCACCTATACCCCATTGTTCATTGCAGGTCCAATTATCACATTCAATGACTACATCTATCAGAGTTTACACACTTTGCCTTCGATCAACAAGAGGCAGATCATCTCTTATGCGTTAAGATTGGTGATCTGTGTTCTAAGTATGGAGTTTGTCCTGCATTACGCTTACGTGGTAGCTATTTCCAAGAGAAAAGCCTGGACGGGCGATACACCCTTCCAAATCTCCATGATtggtctcttcaacttgaacATCATCTGGCTAAAACTTTTAATCCCATGGAGATTATTTAGGTTATGGGCACTattggatgaaattgatacaCCTGAAAACATGATACGTTGTGTTGATAATAACTACAGTGCTTTGGCCTTTTGGAGAGCTTGGCATAGAAGTTATAACAAGTGGGTGGTGCGCTATATTTACATCCCGCTGGGTGGCTCGAATAATAGGATTCTCACTTCCTTAGCGGTCTTTTCCTTTGTTGCCATCTGGCATGACATTCAGTTGAAGCTTCTGTTATGGGGTTGGTTAGTCGTGATATTCTTGCTACCTGAAATGTTTGCAACACAATTCTTTAACCGCTACAGAAGCAAGAAATGGTACAGACATTTGTGCGCCATCGGAGGTGTGATCAATAtctggatgatgatgattgCCAATTTATTTGGATTCTGCCTGGGACCCGATGGGACTAAGCAATTTTTAAATGATATGTTTGGAACAAGTGAAGGCATAGTCTTTGCCATCGGTGCCAGGTGGGCTTTATTCATTGCCGTTCAAGTTATGTTTGAACAGAGGGAACATGAAAAAAGGCAAGGCATTAACCTCAAATGCtaa